TCCTCCTCGGTCACCCCGGTCTCCCGGGTACGGGTGATCTCGCCGACCGCCTCGACGACGGCCGGCGCGGTGACCGCCGTCTGCACGCTGGAGCTGACCCCGAAGCGGCCGAAGCGGCGGGACGAGGCGAAGTCGCCCCGGATGCCGTACGTGTAGCCGCGCACCTCGCGGATCAGGTGGTTGAGCCGGGAGGTGAACGCCCCGCCGAGCACCGTGCCGGCGAGCGTCATCGGCACGTGGTCGGGGTGGGAGCGGTGCGGCGACGAGTGGCCCAGCCGCAGCGTGGACTGCACCGAGCCGGGCCGGTCCACCAGGATGATCCGCCGGCCGGGGCGGGTCGGCACCTCGATCGGGCCGCCCCGGTCGACCGGCCCGCCGCCGGTGCCGGCGAACGCCGCCGCGCCGAGCGCGTCCAGGTCCAGCCGGTCCAGGTCGCCGGCGACGACCAGCGTGCCGGGGCGGATGAACCACTCGGAGTGGAAGACAGTGACGTCCTCGACGTCCAGCGCCGCCACCGACTCCGGGTCGCCGTAGAGGGGGCGGCCCCAGCGGTTCCCGGCGCCGAACAGGTCCGCGCGCAGCGCCGCGTCGGCCCGCGGGCCGGGGTTGGCCCAGTCCATCCGCAGCGCGGTCGCCTCGTCGTCGCGGACCCGCCGGACGTCGTCCGGGTCCAGCTTCGGGGTGCGCACCGCCTCGGCGAGCAGCTCCACGGCGGCGTTCAGCCGCTCCACCGGCACCTGCACGCTGACTTGGAAGGAGTCCCAGTCCAGTCCGATCACCAGCTCGGTGCCGAGCCCTTCGATCGCCAGCGCGTACGCCGTCGCGTCGCGCTGCGCGGTCCCCTCCTCCAGGGCCTTGGCGAGCACCGCGCCGAGCCCCTCCTTGCCGGTCGGCTCGCGGCCGGCACCCGCGTCGAGCAGCAGCAGGGCCACGGCCAGGTTCTGCCCGGGCAGGTGCGCGGCGACCACCTGACCACCCGCCACGGTGCGGCGGACCACCTGCGGGAACCGGTACGGGCGGGCGGCGCCGGGCCCGGGACGGTCGGCGATCAGCGTCATCAGGGCTTCTCCTCGGGCAGGTAGGTCAGGGTCACCCGGTCGTCGGCGGCGAGCACCTCGGCGGCGGCCTCGGCGATCTGCTCGGCGGTCACCGCGAGCCAGGCCGGCAGCCGCTCCGCGGCCTTCGCCGGGTCGCCGAACTGGGTGGCGTAGCGCCCGAGCGTGTCCGCCCGGCCGTCCACCGTGGCCATCTGCCGCCACCACGAGGTGCTCAGCAGGGACTTGGCCCGGTCCAGCTCGGTGGTGGTGACCGGGACGGTGGCCAACTCGTCGACCACCTCGGCCAGCCCGGCGCCGAGTCGTTCGGCGCTCACCCCGGGGCGGGCCGTGGCGGTGGCGATCAGCGGCGCGGGGGCGTGCGCCAGGTCCACGCCGTAGGCCCCGACCAGGTCGGGCTGGGCGATCCGCTCGCCGTCGGCGAGGCGCTGGTAGAGGCGGCTGCCCCGGCCGCTGCCCAGCACGGTGGCGAGCACCGTCATCACGTCGTAGCCGGGGCTGCCGAAGGGGTGGGTGCGGTGCGCGACGTAGACGCGCGGCGCCGGCACCTCGGCGGTGACCGTCTCCACGGCGGGTCGACCGGTGGCCGGGACGGTCCGGCCGTCCGGCGCGGGCGGGATCTCCGCGCGGGGCGGGATCGCGCCGAAGTACTTGTCGGCCAGCGCGAACACCTCGGCGGCCGAGGCGTCGCCCACGACGGTGAGCACGGCGTTGTTCGGCGCGTAGTACGTCCGGTGGAACGCCTGGAAGGTGCCCAGATCGGCGGCGTTCAGGTCGGCCATCGACCCGATCGTGGCGTGGTGGTAGGGGTGCCCGGGCGGGTAGAGCAGCGGCAGCAGCCGCAGCCAGGCGTCGCCGTAGGGCACGTTGTCGTAGCGCTGGCGCCGCTCGTTCTTGACCACGTCCCGCTGGTTGTCCAGCGTCTCCTGGGTCAGCGCGGGGACCAGGCCGCCCATCCGGTCCGCCTCCAGCCACAGCGCCAGTTCCAGGTGCTCGGCGGGGACGGTCTCGAAGTAGTTGGTGCGGTCCGGGTTGGTGGTGGCGTTGAGCGAGCCGCCCGCGCCCTGCACCAGCTTCATGTGCTCGGTCTTCGCCACGTTGACCGAGCCCTCGAACATCAGGTGCTCGAAGAGGTGCGCGAAACCGGTCTGCCCCTCGGGCTCGTGCCGGGAGCCGACGTCGTACCAGAGGTTCACGGCGACCGCGGGTGCGGTGCGGTCCTCACTCACCACCACGCGCAGGCCGTTGTCCAGTCGGGTGGTCTCGATGGGCCAGGGGTAACCGCTGTCGGGCATGGCACGACGCTATCCGATCAGGTGCGCGGGAAGGGGACGCGCCGCACGCGGCGAGGCATCGACCGCCGGCGGCCGGGTACCGGGGGAGGATGCCGCCTGCCGCCACCGTGACCGATCGGGCCGCCGTCGCGGTCGACCGCGCGACCGCCGCCCTGACCCGGCTGCGCCGGGCCCGCCTCCTGCACCCCGCGGGCCGCTCGTTCGCGGGCGAGGTCGTCGTCTGGGGTACGCCGGGACCGCCGACCGGGGTGCCGCTGCTGGACAGCCCGGGTCGTTTCCGGGCGACCGTCCGGCTCTCCAAGGGCGTGCCCACGCCGGGCAGCTGGCCGGACGTGCTGGGGCTGGCCGTGCGGCTGCACCGCGACGGTGGCCGGCCGTTCGACCTGCTGGTCAGCTCCAGCGGGGCCGCGCCGCTGCTGCGGAACCTGCCGCTGCCCCGGCGGCGCTTCACGGGGACGTACAGCACGATCATGCCGTTGCGCGCGGGCCGGCGGCGGCTCTTCCTGGCCGCGCTGGCCGACCCGGAGTCGCCCGACCTGGGTCGCAGCCTGGCCGAGGTGGCCGCCGCGGCCCGGTCGGACGCGCCGCGCCTGGTGCTCGCGGTCGCGTCCGCCGTCGGGCCGTGGCGGCCGTTCGGCCAGGTCGGCCTCGGTGCCCAGCTCAGCGCCCGGGAGGACGCCGCGCTGGCCTTCGACCCGATCGGCAACCTGCCGCCGGGGCTGCGGGCGGTCGGCCCGATCGCCTGGCTGCGGGAGCACACCTACCGGGGCTCGCGACGGGCCCGGGGTGCCGTGGCTCAGTCGGGGGGCTCGATGGGGGTCACCGTCTGATCGGAGGTGCGTCGTTCCAGCACGGTGTCGGGGGCGGCGTTGCGGTCCTCCTCCCGGATGTCGGACTCGGCGAGGATCGCTTCCGCCTGGGCCTGGGGGTCGTCGCTGCCGACCGCCGCCTCCTCGGGCAGCAGGTGCGCGCGGGACTCCACCCGTTCCTGGTCGCTCTGCTCGTGACTCATGACCGCCCACATACC
The sequence above is drawn from the Micromonospora sp. M71_S20 genome and encodes:
- a CDS encoding pitrilysin family protein — protein: MTLIADRPGPGAARPYRFPQVVRRTVAGGQVVAAHLPGQNLAVALLLLDAGAGREPTGKEGLGAVLAKALEEGTAQRDATAYALAIEGLGTELVIGLDWDSFQVSVQVPVERLNAAVELLAEAVRTPKLDPDDVRRVRDDEATALRMDWANPGPRADAALRADLFGAGNRWGRPLYGDPESVAALDVEDVTVFHSEWFIRPGTLVVAGDLDRLDLDALGAAAFAGTGGGPVDRGGPIEVPTRPGRRIILVDRPGSVQSTLRLGHSSPHRSHPDHVPMTLAGTVLGGAFTSRLNHLIREVRGYTYGIRGDFASSRRFGRFGVSSSVQTAVTAPAVVEAVGEITRTRETGVTEEELAVARSWRAGQLSVELQSPRAIASALTTLVVHDLPDDYHARLRESLLAADVAEVSAAAATHLRPEELTLVVEGDAAVIRDELVATGLGELVEHAS
- a CDS encoding pitrilysin family protein, with protein sequence MPDSGYPWPIETTRLDNGLRVVVSEDRTAPAVAVNLWYDVGSRHEPEGQTGFAHLFEHLMFEGSVNVAKTEHMKLVQGAGGSLNATTNPDRTNYFETVPAEHLELALWLEADRMGGLVPALTQETLDNQRDVVKNERRQRYDNVPYGDAWLRLLPLLYPPGHPYHHATIGSMADLNAADLGTFQAFHRTYYAPNNAVLTVVGDASAAEVFALADKYFGAIPPRAEIPPAPDGRTVPATGRPAVETVTAEVPAPRVYVAHRTHPFGSPGYDVMTVLATVLGSGRGSRLYQRLADGERIAQPDLVGAYGVDLAHAPAPLIATATARPGVSAERLGAGLAEVVDELATVPVTTTELDRAKSLLSTSWWRQMATVDGRADTLGRYATQFGDPAKAAERLPAWLAVTAEQIAEAAAEVLAADDRVTLTYLPEEKP
- a CDS encoding phosphodiesterase, whose product is MPPAATVTDRAAVAVDRATAALTRLRRARLLHPAGRSFAGEVVVWGTPGPPTGVPLLDSPGRFRATVRLSKGVPTPGSWPDVLGLAVRLHRDGGRPFDLLVSSSGAAPLLRNLPLPRRRFTGTYSTIMPLRAGRRRLFLAALADPESPDLGRSLAEVAAAARSDAPRLVLAVASAVGPWRPFGQVGLGAQLSAREDAALAFDPIGNLPPGLRAVGPIAWLREHTYRGSRRARGAVAQSGGSMGVTV